A single Carassius carassius chromosome 3, fCarCar2.1, whole genome shotgun sequence DNA region contains:
- the emc4 gene encoding ER membrane protein complex subunit 4 isoform X2 yields the protein MTSPGGGALATRGGATVRRMKWSLELSLGNSRSRGDRQSKDGDVMYPVGYSDKPVPDTSVQEADRNLVEKRCWDVALGPLKQIPMNLFIMYMSGNTISIFPIMMVCMMAWRPIQALMSMSATFKLLESSSQQWLQGLVYLIGNLLGSALAIYKCQSMGLLPTHSSDWLAFIEPPQRLEIMGGGMVM from the exons ATGACGTCACcggggggcggggctctggccACGAGGGGCGGGGCCACGGTCAGGAGGATGAAGTGGTCTCTGGAGCTGAGTCTGGGCAACAGCAG GAGCCGCGGTGACCGACAGAGCAAGGACGGAGACGTCATGTATCCGGTGGGATACTCGGATAAACCGGTGCCGGACACCAGTGTGCAGGAGGCCGACCGCAACCTGGTGGAGAAG aggtgCTGGGACGTGGCGCTGGGTCCACTCAAGCAGATTCCTATGAACCTCTTCATCATGTACATGTCTGGAAACACCATCTCCATCTTCCCCATCATGATGGTGTGTATGATGGCCTGGAGACCCATCCAAGCGCTCATGTCCATGTCAGCCa cgttTAAGCTGTTGGAGAGCTCCAGTCAGCAGTGGCTGCAGGGTCTGGTGTATCTGATCGGGAATCTGCTGGGATCTGCTCTGGCCATCTACAAGTGTCAATCAATGGGGCTCCTCCCGACGCACTCGTCTGATTGGCTGGCGTTCATAGAGCCGCCTCAG AGACTGGAGATCATGGGCGGAGGGATGGTCATGTga
- the emc4 gene encoding ER membrane protein complex subunit 4 isoform X1, which translates to MTSPGGGALATRGGATVRRMKWSLELSLGNSSRSRGDRQSKDGDVMYPVGYSDKPVPDTSVQEADRNLVEKRCWDVALGPLKQIPMNLFIMYMSGNTISIFPIMMVCMMAWRPIQALMSMSATFKLLESSSQQWLQGLVYLIGNLLGSALAIYKCQSMGLLPTHSSDWLAFIEPPQRLEIMGGGMVM; encoded by the exons ATGACGTCACcggggggcggggctctggccACGAGGGGCGGGGCCACGGTCAGGAGGATGAAGTGGTCTCTGGAGCTGAGTCTGGGCAACAGCAG CAGGAGCCGCGGTGACCGACAGAGCAAGGACGGAGACGTCATGTATCCGGTGGGATACTCGGATAAACCGGTGCCGGACACCAGTGTGCAGGAGGCCGACCGCAACCTGGTGGAGAAG aggtgCTGGGACGTGGCGCTGGGTCCACTCAAGCAGATTCCTATGAACCTCTTCATCATGTACATGTCTGGAAACACCATCTCCATCTTCCCCATCATGATGGTGTGTATGATGGCCTGGAGACCCATCCAAGCGCTCATGTCCATGTCAGCCa cgttTAAGCTGTTGGAGAGCTCCAGTCAGCAGTGGCTGCAGGGTCTGGTGTATCTGATCGGGAATCTGCTGGGATCTGCTCTGGCCATCTACAAGTGTCAATCAATGGGGCTCCTCCCGACGCACTCGTCTGATTGGCTGGCGTTCATAGAGCCGCCTCAG AGACTGGAGATCATGGGCGGAGGGATGGTCATGTga